In Rissa tridactyla isolate bRisTri1 chromosome 2, bRisTri1.patW.cur.20221130, whole genome shotgun sequence, a single window of DNA contains:
- the SOSTDC1 gene encoding sclerostin domain-containing protein 1 codes for MLLPAVHFYGFLLACIFTKSYLAFKNDATEILYSHVVKPAAASPSSNSTLNQARNGGRHYTSTGSDRNNRVQVGCRELRSTKYISDGQCTSINPLKELVCAGECLPLPLLPNWIGGGYGTKYWSRRSSQEWRCVNDKTRTQRIQLQCQDGSIRTYKITVVTACKCKRYTRQHNESSHNFEGTSQAKPIQHHKERKRASKSSKHSTS; via the exons ATGCTTCTCCCTGCCGTTCACTTCTATGGCTTTCTCCTAGCTTGCATCTTCACGAAAAGCTACTTGGCTTTCAAGAACGATGCCACAGAGATACTTTATTCACACGTTGTTAAACCTGCTGCAGCGAGCCCGAGCAGCAATAGCACGCTGAATCAAGCCAGGAATGGAGGCAGGCACTACACCAGCACTGGATCCGACCGTAACA ATCGTGTTCAAGTTGGCTGTCGGGAACTGAGATCCACCAAGTACATTTCAGATGGCCAGTGCACCAGCATCAATCCACTGAAGGAGCTGGTGTGTGCTGGTGAATGCCTCCCTTTGCCACTGCTCCCCAACTGGATTGGAGGAGGTTATGGAACCAAGtactggagcaggaggagctcgCAAGAGTGGAGATGCGTCAATGACAAAACACGCACCCAGAGGATCCAGCTTCAGTGCCAGGATGGAAGTATAAGAACCTACAAAATAACTGTGGTCACGGCCTGCAAGTGCAAGCGATACACCAGGCAGCACAATGAGTCCAGCCACAACTTTGAGGGAACCTCCCAAGCAAAACCTATCCAGCATCACAAAGAGCGGAAAAGAGCCAGTAAATCCAGCAAACACAGTACAAGTTAG